One region of Streptomyces davaonensis JCM 4913 genomic DNA includes:
- a CDS encoding damage-control phosphatase ARMT1 family protein, which produces MDVTPPVILGDEPGTFPYSVLTERHPAIIDQVRAALPYGPDRQAALDALLHDCTKGVIEPLPADAHDRDRWREWGTDTYAGRPWTDVPWLWSESYFYRRLLGAVGYFTPGTWQGVDPFRPAKLAELDSPETDEELSALDGLAALSPDERDRALLHGSLWGNRADLGFRLSAADGTAASGTPPLVADDSAALWSLLPPAPAAPLLCLIADNAGRELIPDLLLIAHLLGQGRVERAVLHVKPHPYFVSDATPADVLDALRRLRTAPGAARSYGDTLWAALTDGRLAVRAHPFSCAPLPYERMPGDLREEWARATLTILKGDLNYRRLVGDRKWPPTTGFADVTDWFPGPVAALRTLKSEVITGLDAGTETALTAAEGQRWRTSGSHALIQVRR; this is translated from the coding sequence ATGGACGTCACCCCGCCCGTGATCCTCGGCGACGAACCCGGCACCTTCCCGTACTCCGTCCTCACCGAACGCCACCCCGCGATCATCGACCAGGTCCGCGCGGCCCTCCCGTACGGCCCCGACCGGCAGGCCGCGCTCGACGCGCTGCTGCACGACTGCACCAAGGGCGTCATCGAGCCGCTCCCCGCCGACGCCCACGACCGGGACCGCTGGCGGGAGTGGGGCACCGACACCTACGCGGGCCGCCCCTGGACCGACGTACCGTGGCTGTGGTCGGAGAGCTACTTCTACCGCCGACTCCTCGGCGCCGTCGGCTACTTCACCCCCGGCACCTGGCAGGGCGTCGACCCCTTCCGCCCCGCCAAGCTGGCCGAGCTGGACTCCCCGGAGACGGACGAGGAACTGTCCGCGCTGGACGGTCTCGCCGCGCTCTCCCCCGACGAGCGGGACCGGGCCCTGCTGCACGGCTCCCTGTGGGGCAACCGCGCCGATCTCGGCTTCCGGCTGTCCGCCGCCGACGGTACGGCCGCCTCCGGCACCCCGCCCCTGGTCGCCGACGACAGCGCGGCCCTGTGGTCCCTGCTGCCGCCCGCCCCGGCCGCCCCGCTTCTGTGCCTGATCGCCGACAACGCCGGCCGCGAACTCATCCCCGACCTCCTCCTGATCGCCCACCTGCTCGGCCAGGGGCGTGTGGAGCGGGCAGTCCTGCACGTCAAACCGCACCCCTACTTCGTCTCCGACGCCACCCCCGCCGACGTACTCGACGCCCTGCGCAGGCTCAGGACGGCACCGGGCGCGGCACGGTCGTACGGCGACACCCTCTGGGCGGCGCTGACCGACGGCCGGCTCGCGGTCCGCGCCCACCCCTTCTCCTGCGCGCCCCTGCCGTACGAGCGGATGCCCGGCGACCTGCGCGAGGAGTGGGCGCGGGCCACGCTGACGATCCTCAAGGGCGATCTCAACTACCGGCGCCTGGTGGGGGACCGCAAGTGGCCGCCGACCACCGGCTTCGCGGACGTCACCGACTGGTTCCCCGGACCCGTCGCCGCCCTGCGCACCCTGAAGTCCGAGGTGATCACGGGCCTCGACGCCGGGACGGAGACCGCCCTGACCGCCGCCGAGGGACAGCGCTGGCGCACCAGCGGCAGCCACGCCCTGATCCAGGTGCGCCGCTGA
- a CDS encoding alpha/beta fold hydrolase, producing the protein MTSFTLPHELHGDGAHKVFAVHGWFADRSAYASVLPDLDITSFTYALVDLRGYGEAKDAVGAYSTAEAAQDLLELADRLGWERFSVVGHSMGGAVAQRLLALAPGRLRRIVGVSPVPASGLPLPADQWELFADAAHLPENRRTIIDFTTGGVRPAAWLERMVARSLAVSDPKAFRSWLDSWAGEDFHAEVAGVRVPALAVAGRLDPALSAALLRETWRRWYPYGEVRELSGAGHYAMDESPLELIQVVEAFLDADDEDEDESGTGAEGEEA; encoded by the coding sequence ATGACCTCCTTCACGCTCCCCCATGAGCTGCACGGCGACGGTGCCCACAAGGTGTTCGCGGTGCATGGCTGGTTCGCCGACCGGTCCGCGTACGCGAGCGTCCTGCCCGACCTCGACATCACGTCCTTCACCTACGCACTGGTCGATCTGCGCGGCTACGGCGAGGCGAAGGACGCGGTCGGCGCGTACTCGACGGCCGAGGCGGCGCAGGATCTGCTGGAGCTGGCCGACCGGCTCGGCTGGGAGCGGTTCTCGGTGGTGGGGCACTCGATGGGCGGGGCGGTGGCCCAGCGGCTGCTGGCGCTGGCTCCGGGGCGGCTGCGCCGGATCGTGGGTGTGTCGCCGGTGCCCGCCTCGGGGCTGCCGCTCCCGGCCGACCAGTGGGAGCTGTTCGCGGACGCGGCGCACCTGCCGGAGAACCGCCGGACGATCATCGACTTCACCACCGGCGGGGTACGGCCCGCGGCCTGGCTGGAGCGCATGGTGGCCCGCTCCCTCGCGGTGAGCGACCCGAAGGCGTTCCGGTCCTGGCTGGACTCCTGGGCGGGAGAGGACTTCCACGCCGAGGTGGCGGGCGTCCGGGTGCCCGCGCTCGCGGTCGCGGGCCGGCTGGACCCGGCGCTGTCGGCCGCGCTGCTGCGGGAGACCTGGCGACGCTGGTATCCGTACGGCGAGGTCCGCGAGCTGTCGGGGGCCGGGCACTACGCCATGGACGAGTCCCCGCTGGAGCTGATCCAGGTGGTGGAGGCCTTCCTCGACGCGGACGACGAGGACGAGGACGAGAGCGGGACCGGGGCCGAGGGCGAGGAGGCGTGA
- a CDS encoding cytochrome P450, producing MTVRPSPPVPDVFDPRQYAAGVPYAAYRVLRDHHPVAWQDEPEVLGWPAGPGFWAVTRHADVVRVLKDPLTYSSHLGATQIRDPDPQDLPFIRRMMLNQDPPGHGRLRRLVSRAFTPGRVDRFTALAEKRAQSLFAGALETAREQDGTVDLVTAVTDDYALLNLADLLGVPERDRGLLLHWTQRVIGYQDPDESGPPVLDGAGKPVNPRSPAMLRDMFDYAGELAVYKRRYPADDVLTILAHDAELTGPELEMFFFLLTVAGNDTVRSAAPGGLLALAEHPESYERLRAGDVELAPAVDELLRWHPPVLTFRRTADRDTELAGRRIRAGDKVVVFHASANRDERVFADPDRLDLTRTPNPHVSFGDGPHVCLGAHFARLQLRVLYREALRTLPVLRSAGPPGRLVSNFINGIKSLPVEVT from the coding sequence GTGACCGTCCGGCCCTCCCCGCCCGTCCCCGATGTCTTCGACCCCCGGCAGTACGCCGCCGGTGTGCCCTACGCCGCCTACCGCGTCCTGCGCGACCATCACCCGGTGGCCTGGCAGGACGAGCCCGAGGTGCTGGGCTGGCCGGCCGGCCCGGGGTTCTGGGCGGTGACGCGGCACGCGGACGTGGTCCGGGTGCTGAAGGATCCGCTGACGTACTCCTCCCACCTCGGCGCCACCCAGATCCGGGATCCCGACCCGCAGGACCTGCCGTTCATCCGCCGCATGATGCTCAATCAGGATCCGCCGGGACACGGCAGGTTACGGCGACTGGTGAGCCGGGCCTTCACCCCGGGGCGGGTCGACCGGTTCACCGCGCTCGCCGAGAAGCGCGCCCAGAGCCTGTTCGCGGGGGCCCTGGAAACGGCCCGGGAGCAGGACGGCACCGTCGATCTCGTCACCGCCGTCACCGATGACTACGCCCTGCTCAATCTGGCCGATCTGCTGGGCGTCCCCGAACGGGACCGCGGTTTGCTGCTGCACTGGACGCAGCGGGTCATCGGGTACCAGGACCCCGACGAGTCCGGCCCGCCGGTGCTGGACGGGGCGGGGAAACCGGTCAATCCGCGGTCCCCGGCGATGCTGCGGGACATGTTCGACTACGCCGGTGAACTGGCCGTGTACAAGCGCCGGTACCCGGCGGACGACGTGCTGACCATCCTCGCGCACGACGCCGAACTCACCGGCCCCGAGCTGGAGATGTTCTTCTTCCTGCTTACCGTCGCCGGGAACGACACCGTGCGCTCCGCGGCCCCGGGCGGACTGCTGGCGCTGGCCGAGCACCCGGAGTCGTACGAGCGGCTGCGCGCCGGGGACGTCGAACTCGCCCCGGCCGTTGACGAGTTGCTGCGCTGGCATCCGCCCGTGCTGACCTTCCGCCGTACCGCCGACCGCGACACCGAGCTGGCCGGGCGGCGGATCCGGGCCGGGGACAAGGTCGTGGTCTTCCATGCCTCGGCCAACCGGGACGAGCGGGTCTTCGCCGACCCGGACCGGCTGGACCTGACCCGTACGCCGAACCCGCACGTCTCCTTCGGGGACGGCCCGCATGTCTGTCTGGGCGCGCACTTCGCCCGGCTCCAGCTGCGGGTGCTGTACCGGGAGGCGCTGCGGACCCTGCCCGTGCTGCGGAGCGCGGGCCCGCCGGGCCGACTGGTGTCGAACTTCATCAACGGGATCAAGTCGCTGCCGGTCGAGGTGACATGA
- the cyc2 gene encoding germacradienol/geosmin synthase Cyc2 codes for MTQQPFELPHFYMPYPARLNPHVDEARAHSTAWAREMGMLEGSGIWEQSDLEAHDYGLLCAYTHPECDGPALSLITDWYVWVFFFDDHFLDMFKRTQDRAAGKAHLDRLALFMPMDSATPMPEPENPVEAGLADLWTRTIPAMSADWRRRFAVATEHLLNESMWELSNINEGRIANPVEYIEMRRKVGGAPWSAGLVEYARAEVPAAVSGARPLRVLMETFSDAVHLRNDLFSYQREVDDEGELSNGVLVLETFFGCTTQEAADAVNDVLTSRLHQFEHTALTEVPALALERGLTPDEVAAVAAYTQGLQDWQSGGHEWHLRSSRYMNKGARSTNPWHGLTGPGTSAADIGALLASAGAERLRAYTHVPYQNVGPSLIPDIYMPFEVDLCPHLPGARQRLVDWSHRMGILEEGVWDEDRLAAADLALCSAGLDPDATEEALDLSAHWLAWGTYGDDYYPLVFGHRRDLAAARLITRRLADCMPVDGAETLIVPGNAMERGLIDLWARTTAEMTPEQRRTFKDAVNAMTESWVWELSNQLQHRVPDPVDYLEMRRATFGSELTMALSRMGHGPAIPPEVYRSGPVRSLENAAMDYACLLNDVFSYQKEIQYEGEIHNSILVVQNFFGCDYPTALGVVHDLMTQRMRQFEHVVTHELPVVHDDFDLSEEARDAMDTYVADLRNWMAGILNWHRSVDRYKPDYLARRAHGFLPDRAPAVPVI; via the coding sequence ATGACGCAGCAGCCCTTCGAACTCCCGCACTTCTACATGCCGTATCCCGCGCGGCTCAACCCGCATGTCGACGAGGCGCGCGCCCACTCGACCGCGTGGGCGCGCGAGATGGGCATGCTGGAGGGATCCGGGATCTGGGAGCAGTCCGATCTCGAAGCGCATGACTACGGACTGCTCTGCGCCTACACCCACCCCGAATGCGACGGCCCCGCCCTCTCCCTGATCACCGACTGGTACGTGTGGGTCTTCTTCTTCGACGACCACTTCCTGGACATGTTCAAGCGCACCCAGGACCGCGCCGCCGGCAAGGCGCACCTCGACCGGCTCGCCCTGTTCATGCCGATGGACTCCGCGACGCCGATGCCCGAACCGGAGAACCCGGTGGAGGCGGGCCTCGCGGACCTCTGGACGCGCACGATCCCGGCGATGTCCGCCGACTGGCGCCGCCGCTTCGCCGTCGCCACCGAGCATCTGCTGAACGAGTCCATGTGGGAGCTGTCCAACATCAACGAGGGGCGGATCGCCAACCCCGTCGAGTACATCGAGATGCGCCGCAAGGTGGGCGGCGCCCCCTGGTCGGCCGGTCTGGTGGAGTACGCGCGCGCCGAGGTTCCCGCCGCCGTCTCCGGGGCCAGGCCGCTGCGGGTGCTGATGGAGACCTTCTCGGACGCCGTGCACCTGCGCAACGACCTCTTCTCCTACCAGCGCGAGGTCGACGACGAGGGCGAACTCAGCAACGGCGTCCTGGTCCTGGAGACCTTCTTCGGCTGTACGACCCAGGAGGCCGCCGACGCCGTCAACGACGTCCTCACCTCGCGGCTCCACCAGTTCGAGCACACCGCCCTCACCGAGGTCCCCGCGCTGGCACTGGAACGCGGCCTCACCCCGGACGAGGTCGCCGCCGTCGCCGCCTACACCCAGGGCCTTCAGGACTGGCAGTCCGGCGGCCACGAATGGCACCTGCGCTCCAGCCGGTACATGAACAAGGGCGCCCGCTCCACCAACCCCTGGCACGGCCTCACCGGCCCCGGCACCTCCGCGGCCGACATCGGCGCCCTCCTCGCCTCGGCAGGCGCGGAACGACTGCGCGCCTACACCCATGTGCCGTACCAGAACGTCGGGCCGTCCCTCATCCCCGACATCTACATGCCCTTCGAGGTGGACCTGTGTCCGCATCTGCCGGGCGCCCGGCAGCGGCTCGTCGACTGGTCCCACCGCATGGGGATCCTGGAGGAGGGCGTCTGGGACGAGGACCGGCTCGCCGCCGCCGACCTCGCGCTGTGCTCGGCGGGCCTGGACCCCGACGCCACCGAGGAGGCCCTCGACCTCAGCGCGCACTGGCTGGCCTGGGGCACCTACGGCGATGACTACTACCCCCTCGTCTTCGGCCACCGCCGCGACCTGGCCGCCGCCCGCCTCATCACCCGCCGCCTGGCCGACTGCATGCCCGTCGACGGCGCGGAGACCCTCATCGTCCCCGGCAACGCCATGGAGCGCGGACTCATCGATCTGTGGGCCCGTACGACCGCGGAGATGACGCCCGAGCAGCGGCGCACCTTCAAGGACGCGGTGAACGCCATGACCGAGAGCTGGGTGTGGGAGCTGTCCAACCAGCTCCAGCACCGCGTCCCCGACCCGGTCGACTATCTGGAGATGCGCCGGGCCACCTTCGGCTCCGAACTCACCATGGCCCTGTCCCGGATGGGCCACGGCCCCGCGATCCCTCCGGAGGTGTACCGCAGCGGTCCGGTGCGCTCCCTGGAGAACGCCGCCATGGACTACGCCTGTCTCCTCAATGATGTCTTCTCGTACCAGAAGGAGATCCAGTACGAGGGCGAGATCCACAACTCGATCCTCGTCGTGCAGAACTTCTTCGGCTGCGACTACCCGACCGCCCTTGGTGTCGTGCACGATCTGATGACCCAGCGCATGCGGCAGTTCGAGCACGTCGTCACCCATGAACTCCCGGTCGTCCACGACGACTTCGACCTCTCCGAGGAGGCACGGGACGCCATGGACACCTATGTGGCCGACCTGCGGAACTGGATGGCGGGCATCCTGAACTGGCACCGCTCGGTCGACCGCTACAAGCCCGACTACCTGGCCCGCCGGGCCCACGGCTTCCTGCCGGACCGGGCGCCGGCCGTCCCCGTCATCTGA